The Elusimicrobium sp. An273 DNA window CGGAATCTTATATTGATACAGCGTTTTTAAAACGGGGGAAACCATTTCTTCCCGGGTAATGTGGATGACCGCGTCCGGCCGGGTGCGCGAAAGGGAACAGTCGTACGCGTAGAGCGAGAGAGACAGTTCATCCGTCAACACATTTTCAGCTCCGGCAATGTGCCTCAGCCGTTTAAGCGCGGTGGGTGGTATTTTCATAAGCAGAACGGGTGCGTTGCCCGCGTACGTTTTTTGTATACTATTATTATATTATTTGTAGAAGGCGCTACACCAATGGAAACCCAAAAGACTCCAAAGCAAGTAATTGTGATGGGAGATGTGCACGGGCAGTTTGATCCGTTTGTAAAACTGCTGCGCCATGCCGGGCTGGTGGATGACCAGCTAAACTGGAGCGGCGGGCACAACCGCTTGGTGCAGATGGGGGATATTTTTGACCGGGGGCCGGCTTCGCGCAAGGTGGATGATTTGCTGGACCGGATTCAAAAGCAGGCGGCACAAACGCAAGGCGAAGTAATCCGCCTGGTGGGGAACCACGAGCTGGAGCCGCTTCTTTCCAACTTTGTCATTTCCGGCTTTAGCAAAGAAGAAGCCAAACTGATTCACGACAAGCTGACGCGCCAAGTTTTAAACGGCGAATTGAAAGCCGCCTATGCCTATAAAGGCATTTTGTTTACGCACGCCGGCGTTACGCGCAAGTTATACAAAATTTTCCAAATGCAGTTAGACGACCCCAACGCCGCCAACATCGCCGCGATGATTAACTTGATTTTCCGCGAATCCATTAAACACGAATTTTACAAACACCCCATTTTTAACATCAGCATCAGCCGCAAAGGGGCCGACCGTTTCGGCGGTATTTTCTGGGAAGATTTGGAAGACTTGGCTTCTTCATACCCCAAAAGCCCGTTGGTGCAGGTGGTGGGGCATACGCAGGTGAGCCGCATTATTTTGGACAAGACCGCCAACATTATTCCCGTGGATGTGGGCATGCACCGCAAACTGCAGTATTTGATTGTGGATGAAGAAGGCGCTCCGCATATTATAGACGTGCCGGAAGATAAATAAGCTAGCGAACCATTTGAATAAAAAAAGGAACGCATCAGGCGTTCCTTTTTTATAAATGAAGTTTTGTTAATCCAGTACGGAAGCGATGATTTTTTCCGCCTGCCTGTCCATTTCCGCACGGTCTTTGGGGTCGTGATCGTCCATGCCGGACAAATGCAGCGCCCCGTGCGTAACGTACATCAGCATTTCCTGCAAAATGGTGTGGCCGAACAGCTTGGCGTTTTTGCGCGCGACCGGATAGCAGACGAAAATATCGCCAAACCCCCACGGCTCGCCCGTATCAAAGGGGGGCTTTTCGTTGTTAAAAGAAATGACGTCGGTGACGTAATGGTGGTCTAAAAATTCCACATTTACGCGGCGGATTTCTTTCTCGTCTACAAAAATCACATTTACTTCAATGTTTTGGCGGGCAAAATGCTTGAGCCCTTTCTGCAGGGCGGCTTTAAATAAACCCGTGCGGCGCAGGTACTTTGGAACATCGGTTTTATAAAAAATATGAGCAATCATTTGGTTTTCCCCGTATGTTTTTTCTCCCATTTGTCGTAGGCGGCTACAATGTCTTTGACTAACGGGTGGCGCACGACGTCTTCCCCGGTAAATTGGATAAACGCTACGTTCTTTA harbors:
- a CDS encoding metallophosphoesterase, which codes for METQKTPKQVIVMGDVHGQFDPFVKLLRHAGLVDDQLNWSGGHNRLVQMGDIFDRGPASRKVDDLLDRIQKQAAQTQGEVIRLVGNHELEPLLSNFVISGFSKEEAKLIHDKLTRQVLNGELKAAYAYKGILFTHAGVTRKLYKIFQMQLDDPNAANIAAMINLIFRESIKHEFYKHPIFNISISRKGADRFGGIFWEDLEDLASSYPKSPLVQVVGHTQVSRIILDKTANIIPVDVGMHRKLQYLIVDEEGAPHIIDVPEDK
- the ybeY gene encoding rRNA maturation RNase YbeY, with the protein product MIAHIFYKTDVPKYLRRTGLFKAALQKGLKHFARQNIEVNVIFVDEKEIRRVNVEFLDHHYVTDVISFNNEKPPFDTGEPWGFGDIFVCYPVARKNAKLFGHTILQEMLMYVTHGALHLSGMDDHDPKDRAEMDRQAEKIIASVLD